In a genomic window of Bacillus kexueae:
- the tadA gene encoding tRNA adenosine(34) deaminase TadA, which produces MQADEYYMGLAIEEARRAESIGEVPIGAVLVYEGEVIAKAHNLREVSQRSVAHAEILAIDEACKKIGSWRLEDCVLYVTLEPCPMCAGAIVLSRVKKVVFGASDPKAGCAGTLMNLLTEERFNHQCEVVSGVREEECAHLLTSFFRSLRERKKKLKQGKNNNLQ; this is translated from the coding sequence ATGCAAGCGGATGAATACTATATGGGATTAGCGATAGAAGAGGCAAGGCGTGCAGAAAGTATAGGAGAAGTTCCTATCGGAGCAGTGCTTGTTTATGAAGGTGAAGTGATTGCAAAAGCACATAATTTACGTGAAGTAAGTCAGCGATCTGTTGCGCATGCTGAAATTTTAGCAATCGATGAAGCGTGTAAAAAAATAGGGAGCTGGCGTTTGGAAGATTGTGTCCTATACGTAACGTTGGAGCCATGTCCTATGTGTGCAGGAGCGATTGTACTTTCAAGAGTTAAAAAAGTTGTGTTTGGAGCAAGTGACCCGAAAGCGGGGTGTGCCGGAACATTAATGAACTTGTTGACAGAAGAACGTTTCAATCATCAGTGTGAAGTAGTTAGTGGGGTAAGAGAGGAAGAATGTGCTCACCTACTTACCTCTTTCTTTCGTTCATTGAGAGAAAGAAAAAAGAAGCTGAAACAAGGTAAAAATAATAACTTACAGTAA